The genomic DNA GACCCGCCGGACGCTGATGATCGTCAGCGGTCTCGGCATGCTGGCGGGGCTGCTGGCGGCGGTGTTCATCGCCACGGTCGGGATCACGCGGCCGCTCGACCGGCTGGTCAAGGTCCTGCAGCGGATGGCGCAGGGCGAGGTCGAGGCCGAGATCACCGAGGCCGCCCGAAGGGACGAGGTGGGCGCCGTCGGCAAGGCCGTCGAGGGCATCAAGGTCATGGTCGCCCGAAAGGCCGCCGAGGAAGCCGAGATGAAGCGCCGCGCCGACGAGGCGGCAGCGGCCGCGCGCAGGCGGACCATGGTGGAACTCGCGGACGGGTTCGAGCGGGCCGTGGGGAACATCGTCGGGATGGTCTCGTCCTCGGCCACCGAGTTGCAGGCCACGGCGCAGACCATGACGTCGAGCGCGACCGAGACGGCCAGCCAGTCCACCACGGTGGCGGCCGCCGCCGAGCAGGCCTCCGCCAACGTCCAGACCGTGGCGGCCGCCGCCGAGGAGCTGGGCACCTCCGTGCAGGAGATCGGCCGGCAGGTCCTCGGCTCGGCCAACCTCGCGCAGGCGGCGGTCGGCGAGGCGGACGAGACCCAGCACCTCGTTCAGGCGCTCAGCCAGGCGGCGACGCGCATCGGCGACATGGTCGGGCTCATCGCGAACATCGCCGGCCAGACCAACCTGCTGGCGCTGAACGCCACGATCGAGGCGGCGCGGGCCGGCGAGGCCGGCCGCGGATTCGCGGTCGTCGCCGCCGAGGTCAAGGAGCTCGCCGGCCAGACCGCCCGGGCCACCGAGGAGATCAGCCAGCAGATCGGCCAGATCCAGGGTGTGACCGGCCAGGCGGTATCGGCCATCGACACGATCGCCGCCCGGATCCGCGAGATCGACGCGGTCGCCGCCACCATCGCGGCGGCGGTCGAGGAGCAGGGCGCGGCCACGCAGGAGATCGTCCGCAACGTCTCGCAGGCGGCGGCCGGCACCGACGAGGTGACGAGCAACATCGCCGGCGTGGCGCGGGCCTCGGAAGAGACCGGCGCCGCGGCAGCCCAGGTTCTGGGAGCGGCCGGCGAGCTGTCGCGCCAGTCCGAGCATCTGGGCGTCGAGGTCTCCCGCTTCCTCGGGTCGGTCCGGGCGGCCTGAGGCCGATCAGCCACCGATCCGCAGGACCTGCGTCCGGGTGCCGGCCTGCGCGAAGGCGTCCGGGTCGGCGCCGGTCATCCAGACCTGCCCCGGCAGGGCCTCGAGGGCCTCGAACAGGCCGGCCCGGCGGCGGGGATCGAGGTGGGCCGCCACCTCGTCCAGGAGGATCAGCGGGGCGATGCCGCTCATGGCCCGCACCAGCCGCGCGTGGGCGAGGACGAGGCCGATGAGCAGCGCCTTCTGCTCGCCCGTGGACGCCGTCCCGGCCGGCACGTCCTTCGGGCCGTGGCGGACCACGAGGTCGCTGCTCTGCGGCCCGATCAGCGTGCGGCCGGCGGCCCGGTCCCGGTTGCGGCCGTTGCGGAGCG from Methylobacterium oryzae includes the following:
- a CDS encoding methyl-accepting chemotaxis protein: MIRLSNINILPKIAAVIALISVIVGGCIWCAQARMTVIDDRYSEFLAREATAVAEARRLNRLVIELNYWVYRIIAETDQGQMQAANRGFEAALPAVRALLPSLRSHAPTFAARIDEQAARIERYLRDVSEVRRLGTANQNEQAIALIHTAIDPTFSGLLTDGNRMAEDIDAYMQRGSGDLTDQTNETRRTLMIVSGLGMLAGLLAAVFIATVGITRPLDRLVKVLQRMAQGEVEAEITEAARRDEVGAVGKAVEGIKVMVARKAAEEAEMKRRADEAAAAARRRTMVELADGFERAVGNIVGMVSSSATELQATAQTMTSSATETASQSTTVAAAAEQASANVQTVAAAAEELGTSVQEIGRQVLGSANLAQAAVGEADETQHLVQALSQAATRIGDMVGLIANIAGQTNLLALNATIEAARAGEAGRGFAVVAAEVKELAGQTARATEEISQQIGQIQGVTGQAVSAIDTIAARIREIDAVAATIAAAVEEQGAATQEIVRNVSQAAAGTDEVTSNIAGVARASEETGAAAAQVLGAAGELSRQSEHLGVEVSRFLGSVRAA